A region from the Halosolutus gelatinilyticus genome encodes:
- a CDS encoding PQQ-binding-like beta-propeller repeat protein, which produces MPSRRAVLATLGSATLAGCGALSDDAAVAGSWPQRGHDSARTGTAAPDVDGPEPPLTTAWSFEHPSRGGTSVSPLLAGDSVYVGYTDGPPSPAAGERTVVIEALDPATGDRRWSVPVTTTREDRGTYYHADSLALAGGGETVLFQTSNGLCAIGTDGTEKWCFDNVGDGQLSYQPISPGVDAGTAYVGHYRQIGTDDREPTFYAVDVEDGRERWRHEFSAWEGQLVYSPAVADGVVYLTEFGAGVKALDAADGTELWAESLPVDSAPTVTNGTVFATTNEHAAEELGAIALDATTGEVRWSKTDGARSAWAPRHLAATDDAIYYPAHDRLVARDAETGDRLWTADGGRPSADDLIESGAPAVVGDRIYVGGSAVFVIDRSDGEVLGRYELDWGIENSIAVADGWLYVNTDRTLYGLTECATEILGHCLRRG; this is translated from the coding sequence ATGCCCTCCAGACGCGCCGTCCTCGCGACGCTCGGAAGCGCGACGCTCGCCGGGTGCGGCGCACTCAGCGACGACGCCGCCGTGGCCGGATCGTGGCCCCAGCGCGGACACGATTCCGCTCGGACCGGGACCGCCGCTCCCGACGTCGACGGACCCGAGCCGCCGCTGACGACCGCCTGGAGCTTCGAGCACCCCTCCCGCGGCGGGACCAGCGTCTCGCCGCTGCTCGCCGGCGACTCGGTCTACGTCGGCTACACCGACGGCCCGCCGTCGCCCGCCGCCGGCGAACGAACCGTCGTGATCGAAGCGCTCGATCCGGCGACGGGCGACCGCCGGTGGAGCGTGCCCGTCACGACGACTCGAGAGGACCGAGGGACGTACTATCACGCGGATTCCCTGGCGCTCGCCGGCGGCGGGGAAACCGTCCTGTTCCAGACTTCGAACGGCCTCTGTGCGATCGGCACCGACGGAACCGAGAAGTGGTGTTTCGACAACGTCGGGGACGGCCAGCTCAGCTACCAGCCGATCAGTCCTGGCGTCGACGCCGGGACCGCCTACGTCGGCCACTATCGACAGATCGGGACCGACGATCGGGAACCGACGTTCTACGCCGTCGACGTCGAGGACGGACGCGAGCGGTGGCGTCACGAGTTCTCGGCGTGGGAGGGGCAGCTGGTCTACTCGCCCGCGGTCGCCGACGGGGTGGTCTACCTCACCGAATTCGGGGCGGGCGTCAAAGCGCTCGACGCGGCGGACGGAACCGAACTGTGGGCCGAATCGCTCCCCGTCGACAGTGCGCCGACCGTCACGAACGGGACCGTCTTCGCGACGACGAACGAGCACGCCGCCGAGGAACTCGGCGCGATCGCGCTCGACGCGACCACCGGCGAGGTTCGTTGGTCGAAGACGGACGGTGCGCGATCGGCGTGGGCGCCGCGTCACCTCGCGGCCACCGACGACGCGATCTACTATCCGGCTCACGATCGACTCGTCGCCCGGGACGCGGAGACCGGCGATCGGCTCTGGACCGCCGACGGCGGGCGGCCGTCGGCTGACGACCTGATCGAAAGCGGAGCGCCGGCGGTCGTCGGCGATCGGATCTACGTCGGCGGCTCGGCCGTGTTCGTGATCGATCGGTCCGACGGCGAGGTGCTCGGTAGATACGAACTCGATTGGGGTATCGAGAACTCGATCGCCGTCGCCGACGGCTGGCTCTACGTGAACACGGACAGGACCCTGTACGGGCTCACGGAATGTGCGACCGAGATCCTCGGTCACTGCCTTCGGCGGGGATAG